A genomic stretch from Acinonyx jubatus isolate Ajub_Pintada_27869175 chromosome E2, VMU_Ajub_asm_v1.0, whole genome shotgun sequence includes:
- the MEIOSIN gene encoding meiosis initiator protein isoform X1, whose amino-acid sequence MWHSSTHLCSPEWPRASPLGPSERRQRKNHTSKLQELALLLPMALKKGTKKLTKKETLLHVLHYIQYLQKNIDVAKALLKFHTASGEGRLGGLARNPAVGPAKLRRSTPSRSPHWRKSRLQGGCRKPRKKKLTGSSERQTRAQKPRRCLALDKPEKWVTPSPDQQGGNVGRTTTPSRCTTSSSHPKAASALPQDDRKGGRSRLTLLDMAENSIHCDISSCCCRVSAQGNGPYLAFKAQQGAEGIHFLNRTQPCPRQKMVFYDSSEEVDKESPDADPWLPAWTPEGSPHGSSLALGPPQVNSWAVTGHPSEILGLSPSLFSSPGNTLPEQILEDGTEYLMQGLFEEVFLDPESPLPDGLLEVPQNKETPSEAPKDPPNSHSLCQSSVSLDHCYLSLSENSKAPSSSSSENTDEESVWRQPEDDEADPERLQSSSDEDGDYTWTPTRRAATQPSAGRKARKGRAGKGQVGRGQVKPKENKKPPCPTQMKKKCVNGFIMFCRMNRKQYIRACPGTASTAATKELAQLWRVMTQQERRPYCVRARRFSLQHNRIVKQDSSSSEDEDWGTPKPFYQLLAEKARSSSDLASLLPPHN is encoded by the exons ATGTGGCATTCCAGTACACACTTGTGTTCCCCTGAATGGCCCAGAGCCAGTCCCCTGGGTCCCAGTGAGAG GAGGCAAAGGAAAAACCACACCAGCAAACTGCAGGAGCTGGCATTGCTGCTACCCATGGCCCTGAAGAAGGGTACCAAGAAGCTCACCAAG AAGGAGACTCTCCTGCACGTCCTGCACTACATTCAGTACCTCCAGAAAAACATCGATGTGGCCAAGGCCTTGCTCAAATTCCACACCGCCAGTGGGGAAGGCAGACTTGGGG GGCTGGCTCGGAACCCGGCTGTGGGCCCAGCAAAGCTGAGACGCTCCACCCCTTCGCGCTCCCCACACTGGAGGAAGTCCCGTCTTCAGGGAGGCTGCCGGAAACCTCGGAAGAAGAAACTGACCGGATCGTCAG aaCGCCAGACCCGGGCCCAGAAGCCTCGCCGCTGCCTGGCCCTGGACAAGCCCGAGAAGTGGGTAACCCCATCCCCAGACCAGCAAGGAGGAAATGTGGGGAGGACCACCACTCCTTCAAGATGCACCACCTCCAGCAGTCACCCCAAAGCTGCATCAGCCCTGCCTCAAGAtgacagaaagggaggaaggtcCCGGCTGACGTTGCTGGACATGGCTGAGAACAGCATCCACTGTGACATCTCAA GCTGCTGTTGCAGAGTCAGTGCCCAGGGTAATGGGCCCTACCTTGCCTTCAAGGCCCAACAAGGGGCCGAGGGGATCCATTTTCTCAACAGGACACAGCCCTGTCCCAG ACAGAAGATGGTGTTCTACGATTCCAGCGAGGAAGTGGACAAGGAGTCCCCAGATGCTGACCCTTGGCTTCCTGCCTGGACCCCAGAGGGCAGCCCCCATG GGAGCTCGCTGGCCTTGGGGCCTCCCCAGGTTAACAGCTGGGCTGTGACAGGCCACCCGAGTGAGATCCTCGGGCTCAGCCCCTCCCTCTTCAGCTCCCCAGGAAACACGCTGCCAGAACAGATCCTGGAGGACGGTACTGAGTACCTGATGCAAG GTCTCTTTGAAGAAGTGTTCCTAGATCCTGAGTCTCCACTCCCCGATGGCTTGCTTGAGGTGCCACAGAACAAG GAGACACCCTCTGAGGCTCCCAAGGACCCCCCCAACTCCCACAGCCTGTGCCAGTCCTCTGTCTCACTGGACCACTGCTACCTGTCGCTGAGCGAGAACAGCAAGGCGCCATCCAGCTCCAGCTCTGAGAACACGGATGAAGAGTCAGTGTGGAGGCAGCCAGAG gACGATGAGGCCGACCCCGAGCGCCTGCAGTCCTCCAGCGATGAGGACGGAGACTACACATGGACCCCCACCAGGCGGGCCGCGACCCAGCCCTCTGCCGGGAGAAAGGCCAGGAAGGGCCGGGCGGGCAAAGgccaggtgggcaggggccaggtgAAGCCCAAGGAGAACAAGAAACCCCCCTGCCCTACCCAGATGAAGAAAAAGTGTGTCAATGGCTTCATCATGTTCTGCAGGATGAACCGGAAACAGTACATCCG AGCCTGCCCTGGGACCGCATCCACGGCTGCCACCAAGGAGCTGGCCCAACTGTGGCGGGTGATGACCCAGCAGGAGCGCAGACCATACTG
- the MEIOSIN gene encoding meiosis initiator protein isoform X2 produces the protein MALKKGTKKLTKKETLLHVLHYIQYLQKNIDVAKALLKFHTASGEGRLGGLARNPAVGPAKLRRSTPSRSPHWRKSRLQGGCRKPRKKKLTGSSERQTRAQKPRRCLALDKPEKWVTPSPDQQGGNVGRTTTPSRCTTSSSHPKAASALPQDDRKGGRSRLTLLDMAENSIHCDISSCCCRVSAQGNGPYLAFKAQQGAEGIHFLNRTQPCPRQKMVFYDSSEEVDKESPDADPWLPAWTPEGSPHGSSLALGPPQVNSWAVTGHPSEILGLSPSLFSSPGNTLPEQILEDGTEYLMQGLFEEVFLDPESPLPDGLLEVPQNKETPSEAPKDPPNSHSLCQSSVSLDHCYLSLSENSKAPSSSSSENTDEESVWRQPEDDEADPERLQSSSDEDGDYTWTPTRRAATQPSAGRKARKGRAGKGQVGRGQVKPKENKKPPCPTQMKKKCVNGFIMFCRMNRKQYIRACPGTASTAATKELAQLWRVMTQQERRPYCVRARRFSLQHNRIVKQDSSSSEDEDWGTPKPFYQLLAEKARSSSDLASLLPPHN, from the exons ATGGCCCTGAAGAAGGGTACCAAGAAGCTCACCAAG AAGGAGACTCTCCTGCACGTCCTGCACTACATTCAGTACCTCCAGAAAAACATCGATGTGGCCAAGGCCTTGCTCAAATTCCACACCGCCAGTGGGGAAGGCAGACTTGGGG GGCTGGCTCGGAACCCGGCTGTGGGCCCAGCAAAGCTGAGACGCTCCACCCCTTCGCGCTCCCCACACTGGAGGAAGTCCCGTCTTCAGGGAGGCTGCCGGAAACCTCGGAAGAAGAAACTGACCGGATCGTCAG aaCGCCAGACCCGGGCCCAGAAGCCTCGCCGCTGCCTGGCCCTGGACAAGCCCGAGAAGTGGGTAACCCCATCCCCAGACCAGCAAGGAGGAAATGTGGGGAGGACCACCACTCCTTCAAGATGCACCACCTCCAGCAGTCACCCCAAAGCTGCATCAGCCCTGCCTCAAGAtgacagaaagggaggaaggtcCCGGCTGACGTTGCTGGACATGGCTGAGAACAGCATCCACTGTGACATCTCAA GCTGCTGTTGCAGAGTCAGTGCCCAGGGTAATGGGCCCTACCTTGCCTTCAAGGCCCAACAAGGGGCCGAGGGGATCCATTTTCTCAACAGGACACAGCCCTGTCCCAG ACAGAAGATGGTGTTCTACGATTCCAGCGAGGAAGTGGACAAGGAGTCCCCAGATGCTGACCCTTGGCTTCCTGCCTGGACCCCAGAGGGCAGCCCCCATG GGAGCTCGCTGGCCTTGGGGCCTCCCCAGGTTAACAGCTGGGCTGTGACAGGCCACCCGAGTGAGATCCTCGGGCTCAGCCCCTCCCTCTTCAGCTCCCCAGGAAACACGCTGCCAGAACAGATCCTGGAGGACGGTACTGAGTACCTGATGCAAG GTCTCTTTGAAGAAGTGTTCCTAGATCCTGAGTCTCCACTCCCCGATGGCTTGCTTGAGGTGCCACAGAACAAG GAGACACCCTCTGAGGCTCCCAAGGACCCCCCCAACTCCCACAGCCTGTGCCAGTCCTCTGTCTCACTGGACCACTGCTACCTGTCGCTGAGCGAGAACAGCAAGGCGCCATCCAGCTCCAGCTCTGAGAACACGGATGAAGAGTCAGTGTGGAGGCAGCCAGAG gACGATGAGGCCGACCCCGAGCGCCTGCAGTCCTCCAGCGATGAGGACGGAGACTACACATGGACCCCCACCAGGCGGGCCGCGACCCAGCCCTCTGCCGGGAGAAAGGCCAGGAAGGGCCGGGCGGGCAAAGgccaggtgggcaggggccaggtgAAGCCCAAGGAGAACAAGAAACCCCCCTGCCCTACCCAGATGAAGAAAAAGTGTGTCAATGGCTTCATCATGTTCTGCAGGATGAACCGGAAACAGTACATCCG AGCCTGCCCTGGGACCGCATCCACGGCTGCCACCAAGGAGCTGGCCCAACTGTGGCGGGTGATGACCCAGCAGGAGCGCAGACCATACTG